GGAGCTACCCCGTCCCGGAGCCCTGACCGGCCGGACGCTCAGGCCTTGACCGCCATCACGGGGTGGTGGACGGTCAGCAGGATGCGACTGGCGGCGCTGCCCAGGATGAGCTTGCCGACGGGGGTGCGGCGGCGCAGCCCGATCACCACCAGCTCGGCGTCGACCTCGCCCGCGATCCGGTCGAGGTCCTCGGCGACGTCCTGGCCGTCGCTCGTCTGCCGCAGCTCGGCCTCCACGTCCAGCGCGTCCAGCTCGGCCTGCAGGGCCGCGACGGCGCTGTCCTGCAGGTAGCGCTCGTCCACCAGCGCGTCGCCCCGGGTGGTGTTCACCACCACCAGCCGGACACCGCGGAAGCGCGCCTCCTCGATCCCCTTGGCCAACGCCGCCCGACCCTCCGGGTTGGGCACGTAGCCCACCACGACTGCACTCACCCCAGCACCTCCTCGTGTCCGGTCACAGCCCGTCCTCGCGGGTCCGGCCCCTCACACCAGGGCCTCCTTCCGCCGTCGGGTCAGCTTGAGCAGCGGTGGCAGCACGACGGCGAGCAGGGCCACCAGCAGCACGACCCGGCTGAACCAGGAGTCCACCAGCGTCGAGAGGTCGCCGTCGCTGATGGCCAGCGCCCGCCGCAGGTTGGTCTCGGCGATCGGCCCGAGGATGAGCCCGATCACCGCGGGCGCCACCGGCCAGCCGAAGCGCCGCATGGCGAAGCCCAGCAGGCCGAGGACCAGCAGGATGACCAGGTCCAGCGGCTGCGCGTTGACCGCGTAGGAGCCGAGCGAGGCGAAGAGCAGGATGCCGGCGTACAGGTAGGGGCGCGGGATCTTCAGCAGCTTCACCCAGATGCCGACCAGCGGCAGGTTGAGCACCAGCAGCATGACGTTGCCGATGAACAGCGAGGCGATCAGGGTCCAGACCAGCGTCGACTCCGTGGTCAGCAGCGTGGGTCCGGGTTGGATCCCGTACCCCTGGAAGGCGGCGAGCAGGATGGCGGCGGTGGCCGAGGTGGGCAGGCCCAGCGTCAGCAGCGGCACCAGCACGCCGGCGGCCGCCGCGTTGTTCGCCGCCTCCGGCCCGGCGACGCCCTCGATGGCGCCGCGGCCGAACTCCTCCGGGTGCTTCGTCAGCCGGCGCTCGGTGGCGTAGGAGAGGAAGGTCGGGATCTCGGCGCCGCCGGCGGGGAGCGCCCCGAACGGGAAGCCCAGCGCCGTCCCCCGCAGCCACGGCTTCCACGACCGGCGGAAGTCCTGCCGGGTCAGGAAGGAGCCCTTCGAGCTCATCACCTCGACCGGTCCGTGCCGCAGCCGCGAGGCGACGTGCAGGGCCTCCCCCACGGCGAACAGGGCCACGGCGACGATGACGACGTCGATGCCGTCCGCGAGCTGCGGGAGTCCGAACGTGAACCGCTGCTGCCCGGTGAGCAGGTCGGTGCCGACCAGGCCGAGGAACAACCCGACGCACAACGACGCGAGGCCGCGCAACGGCGAGGAGCCGAGCACCGTGGCCACGGCCAGGAAGGCCAGCAGGGCCAGCGCGAAGTAGTCCGCCGGCCCGATGGAGATCGCCAGCTGCACGACGGTCGGGGCCACCAGGGCCAGCAGCAGCGTGGCGATGGTGCCGGCGACGAAGGAGCCGATCGCCGCCGTGCCGAGGGCCGCCGCGCCCCGTCCGGCCTTGGCCATCTTGTTGCCCTCGAGCGCGGTCATGATCGAGCTGGACTCACCGGGGGTGTTGAGCAGGATCGACGTCGTGGAGCCGCCGTACATGCCGCCGTAGTAGATGCCGGCGAACATGATGAAGGCCGCCGTCGGCTCCAGCACGTAGGTGATGGGCAGCAGCAGCGCGACCGTCATGGCCGGCCCGATCCCGGGCAGGACCCCGACCGCGGTGCCCAGCAGCACACCGAGCAGCGCGAAGAGCAGGTTGATCGGCGTCAGGGCCTCACCGAAGCCGTCGAGCAGCGCCACGAACGCGTCCATCAGGCCGCTCCGACCTCAGGGGGGCGACCCCTGAGGACCCCGGCGCCGGGCATCACATCCACTCCGTGGCGAGCTCGAGCAGGATCCCGCCCGGCAGCACCACGCCGAGCGCCTTGACGAACAGCAGCCAGATGATCACCGAGGTGATCCCGCCGGCGATGAGCGGCCGGACGACGCCCCGGGCCCCGAGCGCCCAGGCGACCACGCCGAACATCGACGTCACCGCGAGCGGCCAGCCGACCACGTTGATCAGCAGCGCGTGGGCGAGGAAGGCGACCGCGATGATGGCCACGGCCCGCCACGACGTCGGGGCGTCGGGGTCGATATCCTCCCCGTCCTCCTCGGGGCCGCGGTCGCCGCGCAGGATCCGGATGGCCAGGAGGGCGCCGACCAGGGCGGTCGCGCCGCCCACCAGGTAGGGGAAGAAGCGCGGCCCGACGGTGTTCGAGGAGCCCGGCACGGCGATCCCGCGGGCGTCCAGCACGAGGTAGGCCCCGAGGGCCACCAGCAGCACGCTGAGCACGAGCTCACCCCGGCGGGGCCGGCGCTCGGCGGGCAGCGCCGCGGCGGCGGGGGTTCTCCGCTCGCTGGTCGGCGGGGCGCTCACGTCAGCCCGATGTCGGACAGGATCGCTTGCACGCGGAGCTCCTCCTCGGACAGGAAGGTGGCGAACGGCTCCCCGGCGAGGAAGACGTCGTCGAACTCGTTCTTGGCCAGCACGTCCCTCCACTCGGGGGTGTCGTGCGCCCGGGTGACCAGATCGGTCAGGGCGGTGCGGGCCTCGGCGGTGAGGCCCGGGTGGGACATCAGCCCGCGCCAGTTGGAGAGGACGACGTCGTAGCCGGCCTCGGCGATCGTCGGGACGTCGGGAACCTGGCCGGAGCGCTTCTCGCTCGAGACCGCCAGACCCTTGAGGTCGCCCGACACCACCTGGGGCGCGTACTCCCCCACTCCCGAGATGCCGGCTGCCACCTTGCCGCCGAGCAGCGCCGCCAGCGACTCCCCGCCCCCGGAGTAGGCGATGTAGTTGATCAGCTTCGGGTCGACGCCGCCCTCGCCGGCCAGCAGGCCGGCCAGGATCTGGTCGGTGCCGCCCGCCGACCCCCCGGCCACCGGGAGACCGCGGGTGTCGTCCTTCCAGGCGGCGACGAAGTCCTCGAGGGTGTCATAGGGGGAGTCACCGGGGACCACGATGATCTCGGCCTCGCCGACCAGCCGTGCGATGGGGGTGACGTCGGTCAGCTTGACCGCCGACTTGTTGGTCTCGACGGCGCCCACCATCACCAGGCCCATCATCATCAGCAGCGCGTCGTCGGACTCGCGGCTGAGCTGGCCCAGGCCGATCGTGCCGCCGGCCCCCTCGACGTTGAACACCTGCACGTTGCGGGCCAGGCCCGTCGAGCGGATCACCCGCTGCAGCAGCCGGGCCGTGGTGTCCCAGCCGCCGCCGGGACTGGCCGGGGCCATGATGCGCAGCCGCGAGAGGTCCCCGGGCCGGGCGACCGTCCCGGCGCACCCCGTGAGCGCCAGCGCGGGCAACCCCAGCGCGCCGGCCAGCACGGTCCTGCGCGTCAGCGTCATCTCGTCCCGCCCCCCGACCTCGGTGTCGTCTCGGACGCTACACCGCCGCGCTGGCCGGGTGGAGGACCCGGGCCTCGCACAAATGTGCGCCCTCCCGGTCCGTTTCGCTCCGGCGAGGGCGCCGGCCCTCCTACGCTCGGCGCGCTCCCCACCACCCGCGCACCCGGCGCCGGTGACGTCCGGGGAAGCGCTTTCGAGGAGCTCACCTGTGCGCACGACCCTTGCTGCCCTGACCGCGGCCGCCGCCGGCCTGGTGCTGGCCGCCTCCGCCGTCCTCCCCGCCTCCGCGGCGGGAGCCGGCACCATCACCGTCCCCGACGACTTCGTGAAGACCCTGTCCGACACCCGGGCCACCGGCCACTACGAGGTCGTCGGCAGCGGCCTGCGGATCTGGACCGAGGGACGCACCAGCACCGACAAGGTGGCCGAGTACGTGGCCACGAGCACGCCGTTGGCGGCCGCCGGGGAGCCGTCGCTCGACTTCACCGACACCAGCAGTGGGGGCGTCCCCGGCGCGCAGCTCGTCGTCGACGTCGACGGCGACGGCACCTCGGACGGCATCCTGGTCGGCGAGAGGATCTACGGGAACGACTGGTGGCTGAACAACGCGGCGAAGCCGTTCGTCAAGGACGCCGCACCGTCCCACACCGGTGGTTCCGGCAGCCCGGACCACGGCACCCTCGACCAGTGGCGTGCCGCCTTCCCGAACGCGACCGTGCAGGCCTTCGGCTTCTCGCTGGGCTCGGGCGTCAAGGGTGACGGCGTGCTGAACGCCATCGACTTCGCCGGCACCCGTCACACCTTCGCCGAGGCCGTCGTGCTGACCAGCAAGGACCAGTGCAAGAACGGCGGCTGGACCACCAGCACGAAGCCGGTGTTCGCCAACCAGGGCGCCTGCGTCAGCTCCTTCGCCTCCGCGCAGTAGTCGCCCCGGACCGGGTTGTCAGCGCCGGTGGTCGTCCCGGCGACCACCGGCGCTGACAGCTGCTTCAACCAGCCACGCCCAGCGCGTCCAGCCGACGGGCCCGGCCCAGCAGCAGGACGGCGACGAGCATCACCACCCCGGCCAGCAGCAGGGCGTAGGCCCCGCCGAGGTACCGGGTGACCGCGGCGGCGGCCAGCGCGCCCAGCCCCATCGTCACGATCGCGCCCAGCCGGCGCAGCCACGCCTCGCCGCGGCCCCCGGCGGCCCGGCTGTCGGTCGAGAGGTTGACCATCGTCATCGTCACCACCACCGTCGACAGGTCGCGGATGCCGATCTGCTTGACCCCGGCCGCCTGGGCACCGAGCAGCAGGGCCAGCAGCCCGGTGATCGCCACCATCACGGGCGTGCCGATCCGGCCGAGCGCGACCCAGGCGGCCCCCAGGGCCAGCACCAGGACCGTGTTGGCCAGCAGCATCAGCAGCGTCCGCCGACGCAGCCGGGCCCGCGCACCCGCCGGGCCCGCCAGCCGCCCGCCGAGGACGGCGCCCAGCATGAACGCGAGCAGCGCGACCAGGTTGTTGAGCACCGGGATGTCGGCCACCCCGACGAGCCCGAACCCGATGAACAAGACGTTGCCGGTCATGTTGCCGGTGAAGACGCGGTCCAGGGCCAGGTAGCTGACGCCGTCGATCGCGCCGGTCGCCGCGGTCAGCACCAGCAGGGCCCCCTCGTACGCGCGCTCGGGCCAGGGTCGGTCGGGCATGCCGCGGGCTCTCCTCGGGACGGGGGCAGGTCGCGCTCACCCTACGGGCGGCCGGCGGACCCAGGTCCGACCTCTCACCGCCGGCGTTCCTAGACTCCGGCCATGGACTACCGCCAGCTCGGCCGCTCCGGCCTCCGTGTCTCGACCATCACCCTCGGCACCATGGGCTTCGGGGGCAGCGGCTGGGCCGCTGCCGTCGGCCAGATCGACGTCGAGGGCGCCCGGCGCCAGATCGGCCTCGCCCGCGACGCCGGCGTCAACCTCTTCGACACCGCCGACGTGTACTCCAGCGGCACGTCCGAGGAGATCCTCGGCGCCGCCCTGGG
The window above is part of the Friedmanniella luteola genome. Proteins encoded here:
- a CDS encoding Bug family tripartite tricarboxylate transporter substrate binding protein; translation: MTLTRRTVLAGALGLPALALTGCAGTVARPGDLSRLRIMAPASPGGGWDTTARLLQRVIRSTGLARNVQVFNVEGAGGTIGLGQLSRESDDALLMMMGLVMVGAVETNKSAVKLTDVTPIARLVGEAEIIVVPGDSPYDTLEDFVAAWKDDTRGLPVAGGSAGGTDQILAGLLAGEGGVDPKLINYIAYSGGGESLAALLGGKVAAGISGVGEYAPQVVSGDLKGLAVSSEKRSGQVPDVPTIAEAGYDVVLSNWRGLMSHPGLTAEARTALTDLVTRAHDTPEWRDVLAKNEFDDVFLAGEPFATFLSEEELRVQAILSDIGLT
- a CDS encoding universal stress protein → MSAVVVGYVPNPEGRAALAKGIEEARFRGVRLVVVNTTRGDALVDERYLQDSAVAALQAELDALDVEAELRQTSDGQDVAEDLDRIAGEVDAELVVIGLRRRTPVGKLILGSAASRILLTVHHPVMAVKA
- a CDS encoding tripartite tricarboxylate transporter permease, with translation MDAFVALLDGFGEALTPINLLFALLGVLLGTAVGVLPGIGPAMTVALLLPITYVLEPTAAFIMFAGIYYGGMYGGSTTSILLNTPGESSSIMTALEGNKMAKAGRGAAALGTAAIGSFVAGTIATLLLALVAPTVVQLAISIGPADYFALALLAFLAVATVLGSSPLRGLASLCVGLFLGLVGTDLLTGQQRFTFGLPQLADGIDVVIVAVALFAVGEALHVASRLRHGPVEVMSSKGSFLTRQDFRRSWKPWLRGTALGFPFGALPAGGAEIPTFLSYATERRLTKHPEEFGRGAIEGVAGPEAANNAAAAGVLVPLLTLGLPTSATAAILLAAFQGYGIQPGPTLLTTESTLVWTLIASLFIGNVMLLVLNLPLVGIWVKLLKIPRPYLYAGILLFASLGSYAVNAQPLDLVILLVLGLLGFAMRRFGWPVAPAVIGLILGPIAETNLRRALAISDGDLSTLVDSWFSRVVLLVALLAVVLPPLLKLTRRRKEALV
- a CDS encoding tripartite tricarboxylate transporter TctB family protein, which codes for MSAPPTSERRTPAAAALPAERRPRRGELVLSVLLVALGAYLVLDARGIAVPGSSNTVGPRFFPYLVGGATALVGALLAIRILRGDRGPEEDGEDIDPDAPTSWRAVAIIAVAFLAHALLINVVGWPLAVTSMFGVVAWALGARGVVRPLIAGGITSVIIWLLFVKALGVVLPGGILLELATEWM
- a CDS encoding YoaK family protein, which codes for MPDRPWPERAYEGALLVLTAATGAIDGVSYLALDRVFTGNMTGNVLFIGFGLVGVADIPVLNNLVALLAFMLGAVLGGRLAGPAGARARLRRRTLLMLLANTVLVLALGAAWVALGRIGTPVMVAITGLLALLLGAQAAGVKQIGIRDLSTVVVTMTMVNLSTDSRAAGGRGEAWLRRLGAIVTMGLGALAAAAVTRYLGGAYALLLAGVVMLVAVLLLGRARRLDALGVAG